In Spiroplasma clarkii, the DNA window TAAACATCAAAATTATTCTTTTTATCTTGTAAAAAGAGTTGGTTACCAATTGGACTGTGTTCAAAAATAATGTCATCATTAATCCATAACTTAAATTCACCTTTAATACCATGAGTTGCTTTTAGAACCCCTATTTCTGTTAGTTGTTTAAGCAGACTCATCAAAGATTTCCACTTCAATCTCAACTTTTTTACCAATAGTTGAGATATCCAAATTTAAAGCATTTTGGATGGTAGGTATTAATGGAGTTTTGTTAATAAGTTCAATGCTTTTGGCATTATTATCAATAACCAGGATAAAGCTATAATAATCCTCAAATTCCGCTTTTGGTTGAAAAATATAATTCACACTCTCTGGCAAGACATCAGTTAAAATTTGTTTAATGGTTTGAAATGCAAAGTCCATTATTCTTCAGTAGTTGCAGCTGGTTCGGCTGCTTTTGCAGTAGCTTTTGGTGCGGCTGCTTTTTTAGTTGCTGCTTTTGGGGCAGCAGCTTTTTTAACTTTTGCTTTTGGTGCAGCTGCTTTTTTAGCATCTAATTTAGAGTTGTGTAAATCAGTCATAACCCCAGCTTTTGAAAGGATATTTCTAACTGTATCTGTTGGTTGAGCACCTTGTTGTAATCATTTTAAAGCAATTTCATTTTTAAGGTCAACTGCTCCATTGATTGGATTGTAAGTACCAACTAATTCAATGTACTCACCGTCACGTTTAACACGTGAATCAGAAGCTACAATTCTGTAAAATGCAGCTCTTTTTTTACCAGCTCTTTTCAATCTTAGTTTTACCATGTTTTTCCTCCTTTATACTCTGTTAAGATCCTTTTAATCATATATTATTTAAAATTAAAGTCAAGTACTTTAACTTAACTTCCTTAATTTCTTAACTATTTTTAAGCAATTACAACTAAAAAAATACCTTTCTCAGGTATTTTAAACTTAATTAAGATTTTGATAAAACTTTGTTTTAATTATTAAGTTGCTACTAAAATTGTACAAGTAGCAAAATCCAATTAAACAAGCAATAATTGCAAAGAAAGCAATTGCAAACCAAACTCCCCCTGCTAAATTAAGTGGTCCAGTTTTGTGGACATTTAAAAAGAAATATGGGTAGAAGAGGTTGTGACTTTCATACAAATCTCCACTTGATTGAAAACGCATTTCTCCCCTTAGCATTGCATAAATACAATATGCTAAAATCAAACAAAAAATAATGTAAAATCTTTTTAAGAAAAATTCATTTAAATTAATATGCTCTTTTTTTGGCATTAATACCAAGAAATAAAAAACAAAAGCAAGTGGATTAATAACATGGTTCATAATTGAAACATATTGGTTAAATGAATCTTTAGGAAAAGCAGAGTCTAGTGGCACTAAGACAAAGTTGTAAATTACTAGAGTCACTGAGATGTAAACACTTGCAATTAAGCCACTTGTTTGTGAAAGCAACTTTGCTTCTCCTTCTTTTTTATAAAAAATTGCAGCAAATAGCAATCAAAATAATACTAAAAAATTTGAAAGTATTGTAAAAGTTGATAAAAAGTCAATAGTAAAGATCTCATAATTGCCTAGATAAGTAGTTTTAATTTCAGTCCCATCAATTATTTTAAATAAATAAGCAGCTAAAATACTTGCCAATCCTCAAATTGCAAAGGTTAATTTATATGCCATTCTAATCTTATTCATAAGATACACTCCTTCAAATATTGGTTCAAAAATTCAAAAGTCGTTTTTCAAAAAAAACAACTTTTGTTAGATAAAATTTTTCTTAAGACTTAATTACAATTAATGTAATTAAAATAATCATTTCAATTACAAAAACTGCAAAAAGAGCAATTATGGTTTTGAAATACCAATTTTTTGATTGGGGTTTTGAATTTGTAGCTAACAATGTGTACTTGTAATCTTTTTTCCTTTTTTTACCACACTCAAGATGATATAAATTAAGTGGTCCAGTTTCAATAATTTTGATTTTAATTGTGGGTTGGTTTTCTAACAAAACTTCTTTACAGTAATAACAAACTTCTTTTAAACTAGTATCCATATAATTCCCACCAATCCTAAAATTATTGAAACTGCTAAAATTATTAAGAATACAAAATTTGAAAATTGACCAACATTTTGTTCATAGGTTTTTTTATACTGCAAAGTATTAGCTTCTTCAATTTCTTTGATATCACCAAATTGTTCTAAATGACAAGAACAATGGTAAGTTTCAACCTTTTCATCAAAATAATCTTTAACGAATTCTTGTTCTTGTGAAATTACCTGTTTACAAATTTTACAAATCACATTTTTTTCCTCTAGATTGTCATTAAATCTTTTTCTTTTGCTTTTGCCATTGCATCTAGTTTAGCAATGAATTCATCAGTTAATTTTTGGACGCTATTTTCTCCATCTTTTTTGATATCTTCTGCTAAGTCTGAACTTTTTTTAATTTTTTCATTAACATCTCGACGTGTATTTCTAATTCTAACTTTAAAACTTTCAAGTTCCTTTGACATTTTTTTAACTAAATCTTTTCTAACTTCTTCAGTTAAAGCTGGGATGTTAATTCTAATTAGGTTTGCTTCTGCTAGTGAATGCAAACCCAAATCTGCTTTATTAATTCCTGCAATAATTACCCCAATTTGACTTGGATCATAAGGTTTGATAACAAGTTGTTGTGGTTCAGGTGCAGAAATTTGAGAAGTTTGGTCAATTGGAGTTGGTGTTCCATAAAAGTCAACCATAACTCCTTTTAGCATATTTGCATTTGCTCTACCAGTTCTAACCTTTGTTAAGTAGTCTTCAAATGCAGCAACTGTTCCTTGCATTTCTTTTTTTGTTTGTTCTAATAAAACATTTATCATTTTTTATTCCTCCGTATTTATATATGTGGCTTCTAATTCTCCATAAGCCATTTTTTTGATATTGTTGTGGCCATTCATGTCAAACACAACAACATTTAGGTTTCCATCTCTTGAGAGAGTGGCTGCTGTCGAGTCCATTACTTGTAATTTTTTTGAAACTAGGTCATCAAATGACAAGTGCTTGTAAAACTTAGCCTTGGGATTAATGTTTGGATCACTATCATAAACTCCCTTGGTTCCATTTTTTGCCATTAGTAATGCATCTGCTTCAATTTCAATTGCCCGGATTGAAGCTCCAGTATCTGTGGTGAAATAACTGAAACCTGTTCCTCCTGCAAAAATTGTAACATAACCTTGCTCTAATTTTTCTCGTGCTTCACGATAATTATAAGCAGTTGTTACTGTTTTGATTTCCAATGATGAGTAGACTTTTACCTTGTCAAAATCCATTTTCTTTAAGGAAGCTTCAAGTGCCAATGCATTCATTATTGTTGCTAACATTCCCATGTAATCTGCTTCAATGCGATGTAATCCAAGAGACCCAGCTAATTTACCTCTTCAAATGTTTCCTCCACCAATAACAAGTCCGATTTGCAAACCCTCATTTGTTAATTCAATAATTTGTCTTGCAACATCATCTAATTTGTCCTTCTCATAAATATCATCTGCACCGCTTTTGAGTGCTTCTCCAGATATTTTTAATAGAACACGTTTAAACTTTAATTCCATATTTACCTCACTTAAATTGATTATAACAAAAAAGGTTATTTAATGATAAATAACCTTTTATTTTTAGAGTTTTTTTGCAAAGACCATAAAAATATTTACAAGATCTTGCTTTTTTAAAATAAATCTTGCAAAAAAACATACCATTTTATTGTTGACGATTAATTTCTTGCTTGTGTTTGATAACAGTTAAAGGAATACAAATCATTGGAGTTAAGATTACCAAAACAAAGTAATCAACAATGCTATTGAAAGCATTAAAAATTAGTGAATATGTAAATGCTCCATTTCAGTTGAATTCATAACTGACTCCATCATAAACTGCAGGATTTAACCAAAAAGCAATCCCGCTAATTACTCTAGATAAATAAACAATTAGCATTGGTACAAAAACATACAAGTTTCATTGGAGAATTTGCACAACCTTGTTATCTATTTTTTCAATTGGTCTAAAGAAACTTGCCAATGAAAATGCCATAATTGGTACAAAGTAATCAAAAATATACTGAACTGGTGACATAACTGCAGTTCCTGGCATAATAATTGTAATAAAACCAATAATGATACAAAGAGAAAAAGTACAGCTGAATGTTAGTATGTAAGCTGCAAAAAATAAAACTACATATTTAAAAGATGGTGTAATTCAAAATGGCATTACTGGCACAAAACTTGAAACATAATCAATTATCAAGTAAATTCCTAATAATAATCCCATAGTTGTAATGTCAAAAATTGATCATTTTTGAGGTTTTGACCACCTAATAGTTCTAAAAACTTCTGCTCAGTTGATAACTAAATAAACTAAAAGTTCAATATTTAAAGTAATTACTGCCAGAATTACTACTTTAATGTTAAAAACATTAAGGTCATAAATAAATAGCAGTACAATATTTGTAGTAAGTAAACTAAATGCTAAAAAAGCAAAAATAAAACAAAAAATAATTAGAGTTTTTTCATTTGCTGTAAGTGGATTGGCATCAACTTTATTTTTAGATGCCACAACAATAGCAAGTCAAGTTAATAAACCCAAGAGAAGAATGCTTCTTAGGCTTGCTAATGTTATCGTTAAAATGTTTCATGTATTTTTTTTCATGAAGTTCTCCCTTCATAAAAAAACAGAATCTTAATAATTTTATAGGACTTCCTCCGCTAGTATTAACTAGATCAAGTTCAAAGAGTATTTCTCAAGTCTTGCAACTACCTCTGCCTTTTTACAATTTAATCATAAACTAAAAAAAATCTCATAAAATGAGATTTTTAAGAATTTGAAATTTACTTTTCAGTATCTTCACTTGTTTTTGTTTCTGGTTCAGTTTTAGTTTTTGGTTCTGATTCTGTTTTAGCAGATTCAGATTTTGGTTTTGCTTTTGAATCATCTTTTTTACTTGCTGCAGTTCTTAGCTTTTCAGCTGGAACTGATTTCAATTCAACAACTTTATTTTGGTAAAATTCTTCTTGATTCCCAACTTCAACTTTGATTCCAGAAGCAGAAAGATTTTCAATAATAAACTGAGTCATTGTAGATCCAATTCTAAAACTTAATTTTTTCAAACTAGTTTTACTTTCAGTAAAATTGATATATACTTTTCCTTTATTTTCATCTTTGATAACTTTAACAATTTTTTCTTTTTTAATAGTTGATGAAATTGTTACAATTTGGTTTTCTTCAATTTGAATTCAAATGTAATGTGCTCAAAATAATAAAATAGCATATCATCCAACTGCTGTTACATAAGTTAAAATTGTAAAAGTAAGTACTAAAGTAAAGGCTTTGTTTCCAGCCTCACTACCTGTTCCTAAGATGAATTCTCCAAAAAAGAACATTCATCCTAAACAACAAAAGATAATACTTAGCACTTCTGCTATTAATATTCCAGCAAACCATGGTTTACTTAAGAATTTTTTACCTTCACTTTTTTTGAATCCAACAAATAAGTATAAGGCATATAATGTTGGTATTAATGTTACCACTAAACCAATTCCTAATAAAATAACAAAATTGGTAAAAAGTGCTCCATCTTTAGATAGTGCTCCATCGATGAAATCATAATTTGCAAATATCATTTTTCTACTCACTTAACCTTTCAATTGAGCAGCTACTTCAGCTGCGAAGTCAGTTACTACTTTTTCGATTCCTTCTCCAACTTCAAAACGATACATTGTTACTAGGCTTGCACCTTTTTGCTTAACAAATTCACTAACTTTTACTTTTTCATCCATAACAAAACCTTGTTCTAGTAAAGTTACTTCGGCAAGTTTTTTGCTTAGTTTTCCTTGTAAAATTCCTTCAGCAACTTTTTCAGGTTTACCTGTTAAGTCAGTTGTTTCCTTAATGATGTGCATTTCAGTTGCTTTAAAGTCTTCTGGAACATCATCTTTTGATAAGTATTTTGGTGCCATAGCAGCAACATGCATACATAAGTTGTAAGCATCTTCTTCTGCAATGTTACCACTAAATTGTAGTAAAACTGAGATACGGCTATTTGCGTGATTGTAGAATGAAATTGTGTTTCCATCAACAACATCAAATCTTCTAACCTCAATTTTTTCCCCAATTGTGGCAGTAGCTGAGATACATGCTTGTTCAACAGTTTCCCCAGATTTAAGTTTTACTTTTAATGCTTCTTCAAGTGTTTTGGCATTTGATTCTAATAATGCTTCCCCAATTTCATTAACTAGGGTCATAAATTTTTCATTTTTTGAAACAAAGTCTGTTTCTGAATTAATTTCAAAAATAATTCCTCGTTTACCATTTGATTTTGCAAAAGCGACACCTTCTGCAGCAACACGGTCTGCTTTTTTAGCAGCTTTTGCTAATCCATTTTCTCTCAATCAAACCACAGCATCATCAATGTTACCATTTGTAGCTTCTAAAGCTTTTTTACAGTCCATCATACCTGCTGAAGTCATTTCTCTTAATTCTTTAATTAATTGTGGTGTTACAGCCATTTTATTCTCTCCTTTTCTTATTTAGTATCTACTAGTTTTGAATCACTATTTGGTGTGTAATTTCTTGGTCCACCAGCTGGACGTTCTTCTTTTTTCTGTGCTACAACTTTTAAATTACTTGGTTGTAATTTCAATCCTGCTGCATCAGCATAAACATCAACAATGAAGTTAGTGATTAAGTTAACTGATTCTTGAATGTCATCATTTGCTGGAATAATGTAATCTACCATATCTGGATCAACATTAGTATCGCAAATTGCAATAATTGGAATGTTTAACTTTCTAGCTTCTTTAACTGCAATTTCATCAGTTTTTGGGTCTACCACAAACATTGCATTTGGTAATTTACGCATATGTTTGATTCCACCTAATGTTTTTTCTAATTTTGCTTTTTCTTTTTTGATTTTAATTTGCTCTTTTTTTGGTCTTAGATTAATTTTTCCTGTTTTTTCTTCAATTTCAATATCTAATAGTGTTTTAATTCTTGAAGAAATTGTCTTCATATTTGTCAAAGTTCCACCCAATCATCTTGAGTTAATGTAGAAGTTTTGACTTCTTAATGCAGCTTCTTTTACTGCATTTTTTGATGACCTTTTTGTACCAACAAAAATAATTTTTCCTTTTTTTTCACCAATTGAAGTTACAAACTTTTTAACATCTTCTAACCTTCATAATGTTTGTTGTAAATCAATAATGTGATTTTTATTTTTAGCTCCATAAATGTAAGGTTTCATTTTGGGGTTTCATCTCTTTGTTTGATGTCCATAATGTGCACCTGCATCTCACAGCTGATCTCTTGTTAAATCTTTTGCCATTTTTTCTACTCCTTATTGTTTTTATAAAATTGTAATTTGTTAGACTTCCAAATGGTTCAAACAACCACCACTATTTAATTAAACCAATAGCACTAGGTGGTTGAATTCCCAAATGTGATTGCATACCCTAAAATAAAGTTTATACAACATAATTAGTATAAAGATATTTGCCTGCAATTGCAATCCATTATCTTGGTTTTATTGAGAAGATTTTGACAATTTTGCACACTTCTTTCTTAGTATTTTTGTCAATTAATTGTACCAGCCTTGTTTTTATAAATAATTATTGCTAATATCTGCATAATTTTAAACTATTTCTTCAAGTAATGGTGAAACACCAACACCAGAAAACTCACTCACTTTATTTTACAAATTAATCATAACTCTAAAAATTATGTCTAACAAAAATATTTGACTGTCATTAATTACCACCAAGACCTTTTTAACAAAAAAGTGATAAAATTTATTTAGAAGGAGGAGTAATGAAAAAAATAAATCAAAAAAATATCTTGTTTACAGTAATTTTTATTCTAAATAATTTATTGGTTACTTTTGTACTATTTAAAATTTTAACTCAGCATTTTTTAGATATGGATTTTAAAGATGAAATTGACTATCAACTTGCTTGACTTGGTTTTTTCACCTTAGCTTTATTGATGAATTTTCTTGAACTAGCTTTCCCAAAAATTCCTCGTTTTTGCTTTTTTATAAGTTATTGATTTTTTCCAATTTCTTTACCATATCTAATTCTAGCTTACCAAGTGGCAAAGAAAAAAATAACTGTTGATCAAGAAACTATTGACTGTTATTACAAGTGTTCAACTAAAATTGCTTTTATTGTTAGTTTACTTATTTTTAGTTTTACCTTTGTGTGACTATTTAATTCTTGAGCAATAATTATACTATTCCTTTTTGATGAACATAGACCAAAGTCACTCTTTGTCTATACAATCATTAGCATCTATTTTTTAGGTAATATAATTGCTCTTTGTTTAAATTTTGGTAACAATAAAACATTTAAGAAAATTGCCTGAACAGGTTTCATGGCTGGTTGAAGTTACCTGGTTTTTGAAAAACTAACCTTAACTTCTTTAAAAAATAATGTAAATTTAGTTGAAAGTGATGCGGAAAAAAACTTGACCTAATTGTCAAGTTTTTATTTTTATTTGTGTGGTGCAAATGGATCAATTACTGCTTCAGTATCAGGTTCAGTTCTTTTTGCAACTCTCTTGTCAATGTCATAGTGATTACCATTAGACATTTCAAGTCAAGCAATTAAATCATTTGTTTCTGAAATTTCTTCAAAGAAATCAATAATAAATCATTCATAGAATTTTGCAGTTTGAAAGTCATTAACTTTCAAAGCATTTGCAGAAAAGTCATCTGAAATTTTTGCAAAATAACTTCTTAAAGCCACATATTCATTCAAAATTTCAATAATGTTTTTAAATGTCTTTGTTTCTACTTTGATTCCACTCATTTTATATGTTGCATCACGATCCATTAAGTAATTCATAATTCTTCGTTGGTGTAACATTTCATCTTGTGATTGGACTTGAAAGAAATGTTTAAATCCTGGGTAACCAAGTTTATCACAAGCTTCACTTAAATTAAAACAAATTAATTGCATTTTTAAATGTTCATCAATATATTGTTGTAAATCTTTTAAAATTTCTGGTTTCATAATACTTCTCCTATTTCTTGATAGTGGTTAATTTAACAATTGACTTTGCATAAATTTCCATCATTTTTTTCAAATCCTCAATTTTAACATACTCATTATAAGCATGCATTGTTGAATCATTTAAGTCAAATTCAGCTCCAAAGGCAATCATATTTGGCATTGATTTTGCAAAAGTACCACCTCCAATTGCAATTGGCTCACTAGTTAAATCCCCAGTTACTTCTTGGTAAACTAACATTATATTTTTAACTACATCACCATTTTTGTCAAAGTAGACACTATCTTCAATATCTTGAACTTCCACATTAATGCCAAATGGCTGACAAGCTTTTGTCAAAACAGCATTTACATCAACTTTTGGGTCACGAGTACATGGTACTCTAAAATTAAATGTATAACGAAAATCTGTGGGAGTTATTTTTATTATACCGTTATTTGCTGTTAAGTTTCCTGTCTCATCTTTCAAATCTCCAAAGACACTTTTCATCTCAAAATCAGCATTAACATGTTTGCTTACAAACTCTGCTAGGGGATGTTTTAAACCAACACTATTAATTGCTGTCAACAATCAGTTGGCTGCATTTACCCCTTTAAATGGTAAGCTACCATGAGCCGAGACACCTTTAACATATAAGTCATTATCTTTCATATATTGCTCAATTTTGTTTTGATCTAAGAACTTTTTAATCTCTTCTACTTTTGGACCTTTATATTTCACTAAGTCATTAACAGCATTGTAAACTTCCCCGCCAGTAATTTCAAACTCACTGGTGAATTTACCAACTAAATCTACATCACTAATTCATTTTTCAGCATAAACTACTGGGAAATGACCATCAGGTACATAACCTAAATCGCATAGTTTTTCATGTTTTTTGTATGCTTCCATACATTCTCAAGTAGTTTCCTCACTTGTTCCAAAAATAAATCTAATTGTGTAATCTGGTTTGAAACCATTGTCAATTAGGTATTTAAAAGCATATAAGTTCATTAGGGTTGGACCTTTGTCATCAAATGATCCTCTTCCATATAACTTTCCATCAATCTCAACTGGTTCAAAAGGTTTAGTTTTTCACTCATCTAAATTTCCTGGTGGAACTACATCTAAGTGACAGATGATACCAAATAATTTGTCACCAGTCCCGTAATCGGCATAACCATACATAAAATCAGGAGCAATAAAAGTTTTCATTCCAAATTCTTGACACAAATTAACACAATATGTTAGTGCAGCTTGAATTGCTTGGGGAACTGCTTCACCTTTTTTAGGGTCTTTTCTGAAAGAAGGTATTTTAACTAGCTCTTTTGTTTTTTCCAATGCTATTGGAAAGTAATCATTTAATAAGTTTTTTTTATCTACATTCATACGAAATCCTCCATCTACTTTAATCATACTCTTTAAATTTTTAATTTTTAATGATTTTTTACAAATGCACAAAAAAAACAACCATATGGTTGTCTGAAAATATTAATTATTTTTTTTCTTGGGGAATAACAACTGCTCTTGTTCTATTTTTCCCAAATTTTTGGAACTTAACAATACCTGACACTAAAGCAAATAATGTATCATCTCCACCACGACCAACATTAGCACCTTGGTGAATTTTTGTTCCTCTTTGTCTAAAAATAATTGAACCTGCATTCGCAAATTCTCCATCTGATTTTTTAGCTCCTAAACGTTTTGATTCTGAGTCTCTACCATTTTTTGTAGACCCAACTCCTTTTTTAGAAGCAAAATATTGTAATCCTAATAAGAAACGCATCCTAAAGCACCTCCTCTATTGCAAAATTTTTTGGATACTGAACATTTATTGTTTGTAATTGAATTAACAAGAATTGTAATAGTTTTTGCAAATCACTATCTTGTTTTATAACTTTGATGATTATTTGGTTTTCTAAAACTGTTAATTTTACCTTGCTGTGATGTAGTAGATCTAAACCATTTAAAGCACCACTAACAATTGCGGTGATACCAGCACAGACAAGGTCATTCCCAAATTCACCAGCCTCAGCATGACCAGTAATCTCAATGAGTTGAATAGTTTGTTCTCGAAAAGTTACTTTTGCTTGAACCACTTTAAACTATGCCTCATTAGTTTCAGCTGGTTTTGCTGCTGCAGGTTTTGCAGCAGCACCTGTTGAGATTTTATCAATTTTAACTTTTGTGTATGGTTGTCTGTGACCATAGACTTTGTTAACATTTTTCTTTGGATGGTATCTTACCACTCGTAATTTCTTTTCTTTACCTTGTTTTAGGACAGTTCCTTCAACTTTAGCACCCTTTACAAAAGGAGCACCAATTTCTTTATCAGTGGCAATAACTTCAGAAAAAGTGATTTTTTTACCTTCCTCAATTAATGTTTTTTCGATAAAAATTTCATCCCCTGGTTGTACTTTAATTTGTTTACCACCAGTTTTAATAATTGCATACATCTATTCTTTCCTCCAGTCTAGACTCGCCTTGTATGTGAGTGAAGTTTATTCACTACTTGTAGACACACAAAAGAGCGGTTGAAACTAGCAACCTAAATAATTTTACCCTAAATTGCACTCAAAATTTGTATTTTTTTAATTTTTTTTGCAAGTCAGAGTAAAGAAAAACCCCATTGTTTACTTGGAAATAATCACTCCTTACTAACAATGAGGTTAATTAATAATTTATCTTGCAATCTTGAATTGGACTAGGCTTAGTGCAAAACAAGTTTAATTACTTTTAAAAAAATGATTTAGCAGCAAAATCTTGATTTGCAGCAGCACTTTTAGCTTGAATTGAACGATCATATTTAACTGAATTGTCACCAATTTTAACATCTAGTTTGTCATAATCATTTGGGTGTTGAAAAAGAAAAACTGTTGTTGCTACTGTTGATATGATGTCATTAATGAATGAAAAACCAACTTTTAAAATGTCACCAATACCATTTAGCAATGCACCAGAAACTCCAGCGCCACCAACAACTTCACATTTTTCTTCCATGCTTAGTTCTCTGATAAAATCACCTCCCAATTACTTAATCGAATGATAATTTATG includes these proteins:
- the frr gene encoding ribosome recycling factor, with protein sequence MINVLLEQTKKEMQGTVAAFEDYLTKVRTGRANANMLKGVMVDFYGTPTPIDQTSQISAPEPQQLVIKPYDPSQIGVIIAGINKADLGLHSLAEANLIRINIPALTEEVRKDLVKKMSKELESFKVRIRNTRRDVNEKIKKSSDLAEDIKKDGENSVQKLTDEFIAKLDAMAKAKEKDLMTI
- the tsf gene encoding translation elongation factor Ts, translating into MAVTPQLIKELREMTSAGMMDCKKALEATNGNIDDAVVWLRENGLAKAAKKADRVAAEGVAFAKSNGKRGIIFEINSETDFVSKNEKFMTLVNEIGEALLESNAKTLEEALKVKLKSGETVEQACISATATIGEKIEVRRFDVVDGNTISFYNHANSRISVLLQFSGNIAEEDAYNLCMHVAAMAPKYLSKDDVPEDFKATEMHIIKETTDLTGKPEKVAEGILQGKLSKKLAEVTLLEQGFVMDEKVKVSEFVKQKGASLVTMYRFEVGEGIEKVVTDFAAEVAAQLKG
- the pyrH gene encoding UMP kinase; translated protein: MELKFKRVLLKISGEALKSGADDIYEKDKLDDVARQIIELTNEGLQIGLVIGGGNIWRGKLAGSLGLHRIEADYMGMLATIMNALALEASLKKMDFDKVKVYSSLEIKTVTTAYNYREAREKLEQGYVTIFAGGTGFSYFTTDTGASIRAIEIEADALLMAKNGTKGVYDSDPNINPKAKFYKHLSFDDLVSKKLQVMDSTAATLSRDGNLNVVVFDMNGHNNIKKMAYGELEATYINTEE
- a CDS encoding ferritin-like domain-containing protein; the protein is MKPEILKDLQQYIDEHLKMQLICFNLSEACDKLGYPGFKHFFQVQSQDEMLHQRRIMNYLMDRDATYKMSGIKVETKTFKNIIEILNEYVALRSYFAKISDDFSANALKVNDFQTAKFYEWFIIDFFEEISETNDLIAWLEMSNGNHYDIDKRVAKRTEPDTEAVIDPFAPHK
- a CDS encoding energy-coupled thiamine transporter ThiT codes for the protein MKKNTWNILTITLASLRSILLLGLLTWLAIVVASKNKVDANPLTANEKTLIIFCFIFAFLAFSLLTTNIVLLFIYDLNVFNIKVVILAVITLNIELLVYLVINWAEVFRTIRWSKPQKWSIFDITTMGLLLGIYLIIDYVSSFVPVMPFWITPSFKYVVLFFAAYILTFSCTFSLCIIIGFITIIMPGTAVMSPVQYIFDYFVPIMAFSLASFFRPIEKIDNKVVQILQWNLYVFVPMLIVYLSRVISGIAFWLNPAVYDGVSYEFNWNGAFTYSLIFNAFNSIVDYFVLVILTPMICIPLTVIKHKQEINRQQ
- a CDS encoding ribosomal-processing cysteine protease Prp, with the protein product MVQAKVTFREQTIQLIEITGHAEAGEFGNDLVCAGITAIVSGALNGLDLLHHSKVKLTVLENQIIIKVIKQDSDLQKLLQFLLIQLQTINVQYPKNFAIEEVL
- the rpsP gene encoding 30S ribosomal protein S16, which encodes MVKLRLKRAGKKRAAFYRIVASDSRVKRDGEYIELVGTYNPINGAVDLKNEIALKWLQQGAQPTDTVRNILSKAGVMTDLHNSKLDAKKAAAPKAKVKKAAAPKAATKKAAAPKATAKAAEPAATTEE
- the rpsB gene encoding 30S ribosomal protein S2, yielding MAKDLTRDQLWDAGAHYGHQTKRWNPKMKPYIYGAKNKNHIIDLQQTLWRLEDVKKFVTSIGEKKGKIIFVGTKRSSKNAVKEAALRSQNFYINSRWLGGTLTNMKTISSRIKTLLDIEIEEKTGKINLRPKKEQIKIKKEKAKLEKTLGGIKHMRKLPNAMFVVDPKTDEIAVKEARKLNIPIIAICDTNVDPDMVDYIIPANDDIQESVNLITNFIVDVYADAAGLKLQPSNLKVVAQKKEERPAGGPRNYTPNSDSKLVDTK
- the rplU gene encoding 50S ribosomal protein L21; its protein translation is MYAIIKTGGKQIKVQPGDEIFIEKTLIEEGKKITFSEVIATDKEIGAPFVKGAKVEGTVLKQGKEKKLRVVRYHPKKNVNKVYGHRQPYTKVKIDKISTGAAAKPAAAKPAETNEA
- a CDS encoding Sapep family Mn(2+)-dependent dipeptidase, whose protein sequence is MNVDKKNLLNDYFPIALEKTKELVKIPSFRKDPKKGEAVPQAIQAALTYCVNLCQEFGMKTFIAPDFMYGYADYGTGDKLFGIICHLDVVPPGNLDEWKTKPFEPVEIDGKLYGRGSFDDKGPTLMNLYAFKYLIDNGFKPDYTIRFIFGTSEETTWECMEAYKKHEKLCDLGYVPDGHFPVVYAEKWISDVDLVGKFTSEFEITGGEVYNAVNDLVKYKGPKVEEIKKFLDQNKIEQYMKDNDLYVKGVSAHGSLPFKGVNAANWLLTAINSVGLKHPLAEFVSKHVNADFEMKSVFGDLKDETGNLTANNGIIKITPTDFRYTFNFRVPCTRDPKVDVNAVLTKACQPFGINVEVQDIEDSVYFDKNGDVVKNIMLVYQEVTGDLTSEPIAIGGGTFAKSMPNMIAFGAEFDLNDSTMHAYNEYVKIEDLKKMMEIYAKSIVKLTTIKK
- the rpmA gene encoding 50S ribosomal protein L27 — translated: MRFLLGLQYFASKKGVGSTKNGRDSESKRLGAKKSDGEFANAGSIIFRQRGTKIHQGANVGRGGDDTLFALVSGIVKFQKFGKNRTRAVVIPQEKK
- a CDS encoding Pr6Pr family membrane protein: MNKIRMAYKLTFAIWGLASILAAYLFKIIDGTEIKTTYLGNYEIFTIDFLSTFTILSNFLVLFWLLFAAIFYKKEGEAKLLSQTSGLIASVYISVTLVIYNFVLVPLDSAFPKDSFNQYVSIMNHVINPLAFVFYFLVLMPKKEHINLNEFFLKRFYIIFCLILAYCIYAMLRGEMRFQSSGDLYESHNLFYPYFFLNVHKTGPLNLAGGVWFAIAFFAIIACLIGFCYLYNFSSNLIIKTKFYQNLN